In one Desulfovermiculus halophilus DSM 18834 genomic region, the following are encoded:
- the nadD gene encoding nicotinate (nicotinamide) nucleotide adenylyltransferase, which produces MAFTKGLDGMKVGLLGGSFNPVHNGHLRLAVEALEQAGLEKVELVPAYIPPHKEKEQVPSFSFRCRLIEAAVSRMPGLVLNRMEGQRAGPSYTVDTLVQYHHMHPDRETFFVIGCPDFVQLTKWFRWRKLPELTHFIVVARETGDEELLDRFIAATWPQAGKHGQAEWRVPPKCRVQRIQAPKLELSSTLIREKMAAGRSIRYLVPDPVWEELNGPDTAQTGSNT; this is translated from the coding sequence ATGGCTTTCACTAAGGGGTTGGATGGCATGAAGGTCGGGCTTTTGGGCGGGAGCTTCAACCCGGTGCACAACGGACATCTGCGCCTGGCGGTGGAGGCCCTGGAACAGGCCGGCCTGGAAAAGGTGGAGCTGGTTCCGGCGTATATCCCCCCGCACAAGGAAAAGGAGCAGGTCCCCAGCTTTTCCTTCCGGTGCCGGTTGATTGAGGCGGCCGTTTCCCGGATGCCGGGCCTGGTCTTAAATCGGATGGAAGGCCAGAGGGCCGGGCCCTCGTATACAGTCGATACTCTGGTCCAGTATCACCACATGCACCCGGACCGGGAGACCTTTTTTGTCATCGGCTGCCCGGACTTTGTGCAGCTGACCAAATGGTTCAGATGGCGCAAGCTGCCCGAACTCACGCACTTCATTGTCGTGGCCCGGGAAACAGGTGACGAAGAACTGCTGGACCGGTTTATCGCCGCCACCTGGCCCCAGGCCGGAAAACACGGGCAGGCCGAGTGGCGTGTGCCCCCGAAGTGCCGTGTGCAGCGCATCCAGGCCCCAAAGCTGGAGCTAAGCAGTACGCTGATTCGGGAGAAGATGGCAGCCGGGAGAAGCATTCGCTATCTGGTCCCTGATCCGGTCTGGGAGGAGCTGAACGGACCCGATACAGCTCAAACCGGCTCAAACACATAG
- a CDS encoding glutamate-5-semialdehyde dehydrogenase translates to MTDQDQVQKAARDVQQASRMLGTQTSRIKDAFLNRLAGLLESEGRDVLEANARDVARGREMGLSAAMLDRLSLNPGKMEDMAHACREVAALEDPVGEIEHMYQRPNGMKVGRMRIPLGVVAMIYESRPNVTVEAAILCLKAGNGCILRGGSEALGSNQALGRLISRALVDSGLPGEAVHVVPTADREAVNTLLGLDEFIDVVIPRGGEGLIRAVTERAAMPVLKHYKGVCHIYVDQTADPEQAVSIIHNAKVQRPGVCNALECLLVHADAAAEILPRVAQALGEDGVVFKADPQAAQYLGARAEPAQPGDFGHEFLDLCLAVRVVQDQDEAQEHIAEYGSGHTEAILTSRHDRAMRFVQEVDASLVAVNASTRFNDGGQLGLGAEIGISTSKLHAYGPMGVKELTSTKFVLLGQGQIRE, encoded by the coding sequence ATGACCGATCAGGATCAGGTGCAGAAGGCAGCCCGGGATGTTCAGCAGGCCTCCCGGATGCTGGGGACTCAGACCAGCAGGATCAAGGATGCGTTTCTTAACCGCCTGGCCGGGCTCTTGGAGAGTGAAGGCCGCGACGTGCTGGAGGCCAATGCCCGGGATGTGGCCCGGGGGCGGGAAATGGGCCTAAGTGCGGCCATGCTGGATCGCTTGAGCCTGAATCCCGGGAAGATGGAGGACATGGCCCATGCGTGCCGGGAGGTGGCCGCGCTGGAGGATCCGGTGGGCGAAATTGAGCACATGTATCAACGCCCAAATGGCATGAAGGTCGGCCGGATGCGCATCCCCCTGGGGGTTGTGGCCATGATTTACGAGTCCAGGCCCAACGTGACCGTGGAGGCGGCCATCCTCTGCCTGAAGGCCGGGAACGGCTGCATCCTGCGGGGCGGATCCGAGGCCCTGGGGTCCAATCAGGCCCTGGGCCGGCTTATTTCCAGGGCTTTGGTGGACAGCGGCCTGCCGGGTGAAGCCGTGCACGTGGTTCCCACTGCGGACCGGGAGGCAGTGAATACCTTGCTCGGGCTGGACGAGTTCATCGATGTGGTCATTCCCCGGGGAGGAGAAGGCCTGATCCGGGCGGTCACGGAACGGGCTGCAATGCCGGTGCTTAAGCACTACAAAGGGGTGTGCCACATCTATGTTGACCAGACCGCGGACCCGGAGCAGGCCGTATCCATTATCCACAACGCAAAAGTACAGCGGCCCGGGGTGTGCAACGCCTTGGAATGCCTCTTGGTCCATGCCGATGCAGCAGCTGAAATCCTGCCCCGGGTGGCACAGGCCCTGGGCGAGGATGGGGTGGTCTTCAAGGCCGATCCGCAGGCGGCACAGTACTTGGGGGCCAGGGCCGAGCCTGCGCAGCCTGGTGATTTCGGGCATGAGTTCTTGGACCTGTGCCTGGCCGTGCGCGTGGTCCAGGATCAGGATGAGGCCCAGGAGCATATAGCCGAGTATGGATCAGGTCATACCGAAGCCATTCTGACCTCCAGGCACGACCGGGCCATGCGCTTTGTTCAGGAAGTGGATGCCTCCCTGGTCGCGGTGAACGCCTCCACCCGGTTCAACGACGGGGGGCAGCTGGGGCTGGGGGCTGAGATCGGAATCTCCACCTCCAAGCTCCACGCCTACGGACCGATGGGGGTGAAGGAGCTGACCAGTACGAAATTTGTCCTTTTGGGCCAGGGACAGATCCGGGAGTAG
- a CDS encoding MBL fold metallo-hydrolase, which yields MQVVFLGVGEACDGRLGNTSMLVRTNSSCILLDCGFSVAHAVFSELYSANDLDAVWISHFHGDHFFSLPLLLLRLWESGRDAALTILGPPGVEDIVRQSVRLAYPSFWDKFTYQIDFRELLPGQEVRLADCSWKTAWTQHSRPNLGLRLDGPGASLYYSGDGRPGDGTWDLARACSLIVHEGFQVDQAVHGHGTVREAVDLAVRSGARQLAVVHMQRDERQARGAEARALLQAMPGGSGLLPRPGDRLSLGC from the coding sequence ATGCAGGTTGTATTTCTGGGAGTGGGGGAGGCCTGCGACGGCCGGCTGGGCAACACCTCCATGCTGGTCCGCACGAACAGCTCCTGCATTCTGCTGGACTGCGGCTTCAGTGTTGCCCATGCTGTGTTTTCAGAGCTTTATTCTGCAAACGATTTGGATGCGGTCTGGATATCCCATTTTCACGGGGATCATTTTTTCAGCCTCCCTCTGCTTCTGCTTCGGCTGTGGGAGAGCGGGCGGGATGCAGCGCTGACAATCCTCGGCCCCCCGGGGGTTGAGGATATCGTGCGCCAGAGCGTTCGGCTGGCCTACCCCAGCTTCTGGGACAAGTTCACCTATCAGATCGATTTTCGAGAACTCCTGCCCGGGCAGGAGGTTCGGCTTGCGGATTGTTCGTGGAAGACCGCCTGGACGCAGCACTCCCGGCCCAACCTGGGGTTGCGCCTGGATGGACCAGGAGCCAGTCTGTACTACAGCGGGGACGGTCGGCCCGGGGATGGGACCTGGGATCTGGCCCGGGCCTGTTCCCTGATCGTGCACGAAGGCTTTCAAGTGGATCAGGCCGTGCATGGGCATGGAACAGTCCGGGAAGCCGTGGACCTGGCTGTTAGATCCGGGGCAAGGCAATTGGCGGTTGTCCATATGCAGCGGGACGAGCGCCAGGCCCGGGGGGCAGAGGCCCGGGCCCTGCTGCAGGCGATGCCCGGTGGATCGGGCTTATTGCCTCGGCCCGGAGACAGGCTGAGTCTTGGATGTTGA
- a CDS encoding tetratricopeptide repeat protein, producing MSASDPKDPQDTSTSQSASAPAAGWAKVVTDNIKTIGLVIAAVIVVAALVSGYSYYKTRTLRNAQQTVDRIMSEQSGMDRIRGLEEFVPKAPAKMHNALHLQLARLCMEEGAFERAVPHWEHIRENAPDTDLKTVAALGLGTALARMDKSSEALELLRQASGQAPERYQRSLQMKIAAVAEQAGQWEQALKAYRALSDMRALDARPDEFIEHKIKTLQSKAHNPQS from the coding sequence ATGTCCGCCTCCGATCCCAAAGATCCTCAGGACACCAGTACTTCCCAGTCAGCATCTGCTCCAGCTGCCGGGTGGGCCAAGGTGGTGACCGACAACATCAAGACCATCGGCCTGGTAATTGCCGCCGTCATAGTCGTCGCTGCCCTGGTCAGCGGATATTCCTACTATAAAACCCGCACCCTGCGCAATGCACAGCAGACAGTGGACCGGATCATGTCCGAGCAATCTGGCATGGACCGGATCCGCGGGCTGGAGGAATTTGTCCCCAAGGCCCCGGCAAAGATGCACAACGCCCTGCACCTGCAGCTGGCCAGGCTGTGCATGGAGGAAGGGGCCTTTGAGCGGGCTGTTCCCCATTGGGAACACATCCGGGAGAACGCACCGGATACTGATCTGAAGACCGTTGCCGCCCTGGGCCTGGGGACGGCCCTGGCCCGGATGGATAAGTCCTCCGAGGCCCTGGAGCTTCTGCGGCAGGCCTCGGGGCAGGCCCCGGAGCGCTACCAACGGAGCCTGCAGATGAAAATCGCTGCTGTTGCTGAGCAGGCCGGACAATGGGAGCAGGCCCTTAAGGCCTACCGGGCTCTGTCCGATATGAGAGCCCTGGACGCCCGGCCTGACGAGTTCATTGAACACAAGATCAAGACCTTGCAGAGCAAAGCACACAATCCACAATCGTAA
- the iorA gene encoding indolepyruvate ferredoxin oxidoreductase subunit alpha: MSHSLLSAEPGSTHLLLGNEAVVRGALEAGVGCVTCYPGTPSSEAPDTFFSLAPEADYYFEYSVNEKVALEVGGGAALGGVPALVTMKHVGVNVAADPLMSLAYIGTPGGLVLLSADDPGCHSSQNEQDNRYYARLAGLPCFEPASAQEAKDMTRDALLLSAKWEQPVLLRTTTRVNHLRGPVTFGPLRGAQTRGTFVKNPSRFVPLPAIARQRHPALLHNLSSIQEEIGQSSWTRHSGQGSQGIIASGISRAYLHDALADMDLQESFRILELGITYPFPEQAVLDLLHSVDSVLILEELEPMLEDQVRLVCQKHGLQVLVQGKDENLTQLGEYSTQSVRQALLRFQGQAPEEPDLCSTREGLPGRPPNLCPGCSHRSMYYAVRQVFGDTAIYSTDIGCYTLGFLPPLRAADFLFCMGSSVSGGSGMAQATGQPVVAYIGDSTFFHSGITGLINAIHNRHNLLLVVLDNSTTAMTGHQPHPGVDQTRHGPNPAQVDIEQVIRGCGVQEVSTVRPSNLKKTLDILKDYKEKDGVRVIIAKEPCVLFARRTLGRKNPQTAYVAEQTDDVRRCLEELACPAFYVQDGEIQIDENQCSGCMLCVQIAPSIKARKRS, encoded by the coding sequence ATGTCCCATTCCCTCTTGAGTGCAGAACCAGGCTCCACTCATCTCCTTCTGGGCAATGAAGCCGTTGTCCGCGGCGCCCTGGAGGCAGGAGTCGGATGCGTCACCTGCTATCCCGGGACTCCATCCTCTGAGGCCCCGGACACCTTTTTTTCCCTGGCCCCTGAGGCCGACTATTACTTTGAATACTCGGTGAATGAAAAAGTGGCCCTGGAGGTGGGGGGCGGAGCCGCCCTGGGCGGTGTCCCCGCCCTGGTGACCATGAAGCATGTCGGGGTCAACGTGGCTGCTGATCCTTTGATGAGCCTGGCCTACATCGGCACCCCTGGAGGGCTGGTCCTTCTGAGTGCCGACGACCCCGGATGCCATTCCAGCCAGAACGAGCAGGACAACCGCTATTACGCCCGCCTGGCCGGGCTGCCCTGCTTTGAGCCAGCCTCGGCCCAGGAGGCCAAGGATATGACCAGGGATGCCCTGCTCCTGTCCGCCAAATGGGAGCAGCCTGTCCTGCTCCGGACAACCACCCGGGTCAATCACCTGCGTGGACCGGTTACCTTCGGCCCTTTGCGCGGCGCTCAAACCCGGGGCACCTTTGTCAAGAACCCTTCCCGGTTTGTCCCCCTGCCGGCAATCGCCCGGCAACGCCATCCGGCCCTGCTGCACAACCTGTCCTCCATTCAAGAGGAAATCGGCCAGTCTTCCTGGACCAGGCATTCCGGGCAGGGCTCCCAGGGGATCATCGCTTCCGGCATTTCCCGGGCCTACCTGCATGACGCATTGGCCGACATGGACTTGCAGGAGTCCTTCCGGATTCTGGAGCTCGGCATCACCTACCCCTTTCCGGAGCAGGCAGTCCTCGACCTGCTGCACAGCGTGGATTCGGTTTTGATTCTGGAGGAACTGGAGCCCATGCTTGAAGATCAGGTCCGCCTTGTATGCCAAAAGCACGGTCTGCAGGTACTGGTCCAGGGCAAGGATGAGAACCTGACCCAACTCGGGGAGTACTCCACCCAGTCTGTCCGCCAGGCCCTGCTTCGTTTCCAGGGTCAGGCTCCGGAAGAGCCAGATCTGTGCTCCACCCGGGAAGGACTGCCCGGCAGACCGCCCAACCTTTGCCCCGGTTGCTCCCACCGATCCATGTATTATGCCGTGCGCCAGGTCTTTGGGGACACCGCCATCTACTCCACAGACATCGGCTGCTACACCCTGGGCTTTCTCCCCCCCCTGCGGGCCGCTGACTTCTTATTCTGCATGGGCTCCTCCGTATCCGGCGGCTCGGGCATGGCCCAGGCCACAGGCCAGCCGGTGGTTGCCTACATCGGAGACTCCACCTTTTTTCACTCCGGAATCACCGGACTGATCAACGCGATTCACAACCGGCACAATCTCCTGCTCGTGGTTCTGGACAACTCAACCACGGCCATGACCGGGCACCAGCCGCATCCAGGGGTTGACCAGACCAGGCACGGCCCCAACCCTGCACAGGTGGACATCGAACAGGTCATCCGCGGCTGCGGGGTCCAGGAAGTGAGCACGGTCCGGCCCTCCAACCTGAAAAAGACTTTGGATATTCTCAAGGATTACAAGGAAAAAGACGGGGTGCGGGTGATCATTGCCAAGGAGCCCTGCGTGCTCTTTGCCCGTCGGACTCTGGGCCGTAAGAACCCCCAGACCGCCTATGTAGCTGAACAGACGGACGATGTCCGCCGCTGCCTGGAGGAGCTGGCCTGTCCGGCCTTTTACGTCCAGGATGGAGAGATCCAGATTGACGAAAACCAGTGCAGCGGATGCATGCTCTGCGTGCAGATCGCCCCGTCCATAAAAGCCAGGAAAAGGAGCTAG
- a CDS encoding indolepyruvate oxidoreductase subunit beta, with translation MKSRVFLAGVGGQGTLTATNLLGLLALDQGIEVCAGEIHGMAQRGGVVESALLLGGYMSPKIAPGEASILLGFEPLETLRALPYLRRGGVLVSNSEPTKPVGVSTGWETYPDLEDVQISSRECAGQARFVPCKSLAAQAGTVQCANMVLLGALCAAEIQPFTLKALHQAITSHLPAKIVDINLKASQLGFDAAREQ, from the coding sequence ATGAAGTCGAGGGTCTTTTTGGCCGGCGTCGGCGGACAGGGCACCCTGACGGCCACCAACCTGTTGGGCTTGCTGGCCCTGGATCAGGGAATAGAGGTCTGTGCCGGCGAAATCCATGGCATGGCCCAACGGGGAGGGGTTGTGGAGTCCGCCCTGCTCCTCGGCGGCTATATGAGCCCCAAGATCGCGCCCGGAGAGGCAAGCATCCTTTTGGGATTCGAACCCTTGGAAACCCTCCGCGCCCTGCCCTATCTGCGGCGGGGCGGCGTCCTGGTCAGCAATTCCGAGCCGACCAAGCCGGTGGGGGTCAGCACCGGCTGGGAGACCTACCCGGATCTGGAGGATGTCCAGATCAGCAGCAGGGAATGCGCGGGGCAAGCCAGGTTTGTGCCCTGCAAGAGCCTGGCTGCCCAGGCCGGAACGGTCCAGTGCGCGAACATGGTCCTGCTGGGGGCCTTGTGCGCAGCCGAGATCCAGCCCTTTACCCTCAAGGCCCTGCATCAGGCCATCACCAGCCACCTGCCGGCCAAGATAGTGGACATCAACCTGAAGGCCTCTCAGCTCGGCTTTGACGCGGCACGTGAGCAGTAG
- a CDS encoding acyl-CoA dehydratase activase: MHTHIHFGLDVGSGSAKAVALDTHGRVCFSTYRPTQGRPLQMAAAILSDLESRFPAERIASMTCTGTGGKRVASILDIPFVNEIICHARGVEEGFPQARTVIDIGGEDAKLIVLRPKPEGGLSIHDFALNTVCAAGTGAFLEQQAARLGYDIQTFSRLAEQAANVPTIAGRCTVFAKSDMIHLQQNGVQDDEIIAGLCFAIVRNLKTNIAKGKEIVSPLVFQGGVAANLGVRRAIRELLVDSPEELIVPEHFKVMGAMGAALYGRARPEAWGYPGARRLEEALSRRPSSSTRRLPPLHAVQSGNAAGRADTTRGKPRTGEAALGIDVGSVTTKMVLLDAQAGQDNELKVLAKTYLPTSGRPLEAIAAGLRDIESTAPEGIRIRAVGSTGSGRALCSAYVGGDVVRNEISAQAAAATWLEPDVDTIFEIGGQDSKYIRLDKGVIVDFAMNKVCAAGTGSFLEEQAHRLGVAIEDFGDLALSAPAPVKMGERCTVFMQSDLVHYQQQGVDKADLSAGLCHSIVANYLNKVVEQRPVGRKVFFQGGTALNQGITAAFAKVLERDIVVPEHNEVTGAIGAALLAMRQHEGPSSFLGFDLSQRRAQTKYFICPGCPNACEVQKISFQNQDRPLYFGHRCERYDQIHSSAGDEPLDVVHQRYQLLQTHVPAPSSEPGSAHRIGLPRCLFFQEWLPFFQTLFSELGYEVVCSESTTRRHINIGSERMATEACLPMKAAHGHIQDLISQGVSSIFLPQIQELPAWFGSAQTGTICPYVQSLPWVIQSAFSLEAEGIELISPALRLGHMPSPSAGQWKGLARTLGLSWRGMRQALDRAWQVQAGFAKQVREYGQDVLAQVRNGKRAVLLIGRPYNALDPGMNMNVSSKLRKLGMPTLPLDCLPLEEGMDETGRTDDLGQMYWAYGQKILAAGRMLTKYPGLIPVFVTNFSCGPDAFILHFFERQLGDRPYLELEIDEHTADAGVLTRLEAFLDSTAGTQNIAGSRPPFIRSAYTFHRERVLYLPPMTDHLHAFAAAFRANGVEARILPASDEQSLHLGRRHTKGKECLPAVLTTGDLLKAVQSSDFDPDRAAFFMPAAGGPCRFGLYHQLHRLVLDQIGMGQVPVFSPNQGSTLYQELGVVSKNFTKLAWKGVVAVDLLLKLLLETRPYARDREECNALYATWLDAISHAVAADQDLRPVLARAAEGFAQLPVSGARPKPVVGIVGEIYVRSNPYANEHLVRRLEDLGLEAWLPTIGEWIHYVNHTGKRQARRNREFAAWFKLEVESLVQSRLERSLLQAGNGWLRSLPEPETRALLEAASPYISPEFEGEAVLSIGKSVDYLDKNVQGLINVMPFTCMPGGVVDAILPRLRLKASVPMLSLAYDGQTDTNIQNRLEAFAHQVKQQG, encoded by the coding sequence ATGCATACACACATCCATTTCGGTTTGGACGTTGGATCGGGGTCGGCGAAGGCTGTGGCCCTGGATACACATGGCCGGGTGTGTTTTTCAACCTACAGGCCTACTCAGGGCAGGCCGCTGCAAATGGCTGCCGCAATACTTTCCGATCTCGAGAGCCGCTTCCCGGCGGAGCGGATTGCCAGCATGACCTGCACCGGAACTGGGGGCAAACGGGTGGCCTCCATCCTGGACATTCCATTTGTGAACGAAATCATCTGTCACGCCAGGGGAGTGGAGGAAGGCTTCCCTCAGGCCCGGACCGTGATCGATATCGGCGGCGAGGATGCCAAGCTGATAGTCCTTCGTCCCAAGCCGGAGGGTGGGCTCTCTATTCACGATTTCGCCCTGAACACAGTCTGCGCAGCCGGTACCGGCGCATTTTTGGAACAGCAGGCCGCCCGGCTCGGCTACGACATCCAGACCTTTTCCCGCCTGGCCGAACAGGCGGCGAATGTGCCCACCATCGCCGGCAGATGCACGGTCTTTGCCAAGTCGGACATGATCCACCTGCAGCAGAATGGCGTTCAGGACGATGAGATCATCGCCGGGCTCTGTTTTGCCATTGTCCGCAATCTGAAAACGAATATAGCCAAGGGCAAGGAGATCGTTTCCCCCCTGGTTTTTCAGGGCGGTGTGGCCGCCAATCTCGGGGTGAGGCGGGCGATCAGGGAGCTGTTGGTCGACAGCCCGGAGGAGCTGATTGTTCCGGAGCATTTCAAGGTTATGGGGGCAATGGGCGCGGCCTTGTATGGCCGGGCAAGGCCTGAGGCTTGGGGCTATCCCGGGGCTCGCCGTCTGGAAGAGGCTTTGAGCCGCAGGCCGTCGTCATCCACCCGCCGGCTGCCCCCCCTGCATGCAGTGCAGTCGGGCAATGCTGCGGGACGGGCGGACACCACCCGGGGTAAGCCCCGGACCGGGGAAGCGGCCCTGGGCATAGATGTGGGGTCGGTGACCACCAAGATGGTCCTTCTCGATGCTCAGGCGGGTCAGGACAATGAGCTCAAGGTTCTGGCCAAGACCTATCTGCCTACATCCGGACGTCCCTTGGAGGCGATAGCCGCCGGACTGCGGGATATTGAGTCCACAGCTCCGGAGGGGATCCGGATCCGGGCGGTCGGGAGCACCGGATCGGGGCGGGCCCTGTGTTCCGCTTACGTGGGCGGTGACGTGGTCCGCAACGAGATAAGCGCTCAAGCTGCGGCAGCCACTTGGCTGGAGCCGGATGTGGACACCATTTTTGAGATCGGCGGCCAGGACTCCAAATATATCCGGCTGGATAAGGGGGTGATCGTCGATTTCGCCATGAACAAGGTCTGTGCCGCTGGAACCGGCTCCTTCCTTGAGGAGCAGGCCCATAGACTGGGCGTGGCTATCGAGGACTTCGGAGATCTGGCTCTTTCCGCCCCGGCTCCGGTTAAAATGGGCGAGCGGTGTACTGTCTTTATGCAGTCCGATCTGGTCCACTATCAGCAGCAGGGGGTGGACAAGGCGGATCTGTCCGCCGGCCTGTGCCACTCCATTGTGGCCAACTATCTGAACAAGGTGGTCGAACAGCGGCCTGTGGGACGCAAAGTCTTTTTCCAGGGCGGTACGGCCCTGAATCAGGGCATAACTGCCGCCTTTGCCAAGGTCCTGGAGCGGGACATAGTTGTTCCGGAGCACAATGAGGTGACCGGAGCCATCGGCGCGGCTCTGCTGGCCATGCGCCAGCACGAGGGGCCGAGCAGCTTTCTGGGCTTTGACCTCTCCCAGCGCCGGGCACAGACCAAGTACTTTATTTGTCCCGGCTGTCCCAATGCCTGCGAGGTGCAGAAAATCAGCTTTCAAAACCAGGACAGGCCCCTGTACTTTGGTCACCGCTGTGAACGCTACGATCAGATCCACAGCTCTGCCGGAGATGAGCCCCTGGACGTGGTCCACCAGCGGTATCAGCTGCTGCAGACGCATGTTCCGGCCCCAAGCTCTGAACCAGGCTCGGCGCACCGCATCGGCCTGCCCAGATGTCTGTTCTTTCAGGAGTGGCTGCCATTTTTCCAGACCCTTTTTTCCGAGCTGGGATATGAGGTGGTGTGCAGTGAATCCACGACCCGCAGACATATCAATATCGGTTCCGAGCGGATGGCCACCGAGGCCTGTCTGCCCATGAAGGCGGCCCACGGACATATCCAGGACCTTATATCCCAGGGGGTCTCCTCCATTTTCCTGCCCCAGATCCAGGAGCTTCCGGCCTGGTTCGGTTCAGCCCAGACAGGTACCATCTGTCCGTATGTCCAATCCTTGCCCTGGGTCATCCAGTCGGCCTTTTCCCTGGAGGCCGAAGGCATCGAGCTGATCTCTCCCGCCCTCCGTCTGGGGCATATGCCGTCTCCTTCAGCAGGGCAATGGAAGGGGCTGGCCCGGACCCTGGGGCTTTCCTGGCGGGGCATGCGCCAGGCCCTGGATCGAGCATGGCAGGTCCAGGCTGGGTTTGCGAAGCAGGTCAGAGAGTACGGACAGGATGTCCTCGCCCAGGTCCGAAACGGCAAACGGGCGGTGCTCCTCATCGGGCGGCCGTACAACGCCCTGGATCCGGGAATGAACATGAATGTATCCTCCAAGCTGCGCAAGCTGGGGATGCCGACCCTGCCTCTGGACTGTCTGCCCCTGGAGGAGGGGATGGATGAGACGGGGCGGACAGACGACCTGGGGCAGATGTACTGGGCTTACGGACAGAAGATCCTGGCCGCGGGCCGCATGCTGACCAAGTATCCGGGATTGATTCCGGTTTTTGTGACCAATTTCTCCTGCGGGCCGGATGCCTTCATCCTGCATTTTTTTGAGCGCCAGCTGGGAGACCGCCCCTATCTGGAGCTGGAAATCGACGAGCACACTGCCGATGCAGGAGTGCTCACCCGGCTGGAGGCCTTTCTGGACAGCACAGCCGGGACCCAGAATATTGCCGGTTCCCGGCCGCCTTTTATTCGCTCCGCGTACACCTTCCACCGGGAGCGGGTCCTCTATCTGCCGCCGATGACCGATCATTTGCACGCCTTTGCCGCCGCTTTCCGGGCCAACGGAGTGGAGGCCAGAATCCTGCCGGCCTCGGATGAACAGAGTCTGCACCTGGGACGCAGGCATACCAAGGGCAAGGAGTGCCTGCCTGCGGTCTTGACTACCGGCGATCTGCTCAAGGCGGTTCAGAGTTCGGACTTCGATCCTGACCGGGCGGCTTTTTTCATGCCCGCAGCCGGGGGACCCTGCCGTTTCGGCCTCTATCATCAGCTGCACCGCCTGGTATTGGATCAGATCGGCATGGGCCAGGTTCCGGTCTTTTCTCCCAATCAGGGCAGCACCCTGTATCAGGAACTGGGGGTGGTGAGTAAGAATTTTACCAAACTGGCCTGGAAAGGGGTGGTGGCTGTGGACCTGCTTCTAAAGCTCCTTTTGGAGACCAGGCCGTATGCCCGGGACAGGGAGGAGTGCAATGCCCTGTATGCCACCTGGCTCGATGCCATCAGTCACGCTGTGGCCGCTGACCAGGATTTGCGTCCTGTGCTGGCCCGGGCTGCGGAAGGATTCGCCCAGCTGCCGGTTTCCGGGGCCAGGCCAAAGCCGGTGGTGGGCATTGTCGGAGAGATTTACGTCCGTTCCAACCCGTATGCCAATGAGCACCTGGTCCGGCGCCTGGAGGATCTGGGCCTGGAGGCCTGGCTGCCGACAATCGGAGAATGGATTCACTATGTGAACCATACCGGGAAGCGTCAGGCCAGACGGAATCGGGAGTTCGCGGCTTGGTTCAAGCTGGAGGTGGAGTCCCTGGTCCAGTCCCGGCTGGAGCGCAGTCTGCTTCAGGCCGGAAACGGATGGCTGCGTTCTCTCCCCGAACCGGAGACCCGGGCCCTATTGGAGGCGGCCAGCCCCTATATATCGCCTGAGTTTGAGGGCGAAGCGGTGCTGAGCATCGGAAAAAGCGTGGACTATCTGGACAAGAATGTTCAGGGCCTGATCAATGTCATGCCCTTTACCTGCATGCCCGGAGGGGTGGTGGACGCTATTCTGCCCAGACTGCGGCTCAAAGCGTCCGTTCCCATGCTCTCCCTGGCTTATGACGGTCAGACCGATACCAATATCCAGAATCGGCTGGAGGCCTTTGCCCATCAAGTCAAGCAGCAGGGATGA
- the amrB gene encoding AmmeMemoRadiSam system protein B: MDRKPVVAGQFYPGTKQEWEPKVREYMQAETTVEKVPAKLIMLPHAGHVFSGHVAGAALARTDLAPTALLLGPNHTGQGESAAVWPEGKWLLPDAALEVDAELAQALISADPELKADPEAHRAEHSLEVLLPFLWAANPEMKIVPVCISLFDRDKLQRMAHNMAEVLKSWKSGVTLVVSSDMSHFLPEDEAKAKDDMALQAILDCDPEKLLDVVARERISMCGILPMYVGLLAAKELGADTAELVRYATSGDIIGDRSHVVGYAGVIVS; the protein is encoded by the coding sequence ATGGACAGGAAGCCGGTAGTTGCCGGACAGTTCTACCCCGGCACGAAACAGGAATGGGAACCCAAAGTCAGGGAGTATATGCAGGCGGAGACCACAGTGGAGAAGGTCCCGGCCAAGCTGATCATGCTCCCCCATGCCGGACATGTCTTTTCCGGACATGTGGCTGGGGCCGCCCTGGCCAGAACGGATCTGGCCCCCACTGCCCTTCTGTTGGGCCCCAACCATACCGGGCAGGGCGAATCCGCTGCGGTATGGCCCGAGGGCAAGTGGCTGCTGCCGGACGCAGCCTTGGAAGTCGACGCCGAGCTGGCCCAGGCGCTCATCAGCGCCGATCCGGAACTGAAAGCCGATCCGGAAGCGCACAGGGCGGAGCATTCCCTGGAAGTCCTGCTTCCGTTCTTGTGGGCCGCCAACCCCGAAATGAAGATCGTTCCGGTCTGCATCTCCCTTTTTGACCGGGACAAGCTGCAGCGCATGGCCCACAATATGGCCGAAGTGCTCAAGAGCTGGAAAAGCGGGGTCACCTTGGTCGTCAGCTCGGATATGAGCCATTTCCTGCCCGAAGACGAGGCCAAGGCCAAAGACGATATGGCCCTCCAGGCCATCCTGGACTGCGATCCGGAGAAGCTCCTGGATGTGGTGGCTCGGGAGCGGATCAGCATGTGCGGCATCCTGCCCATGTATGTCGGTCTGCTGGCGGCCAAGGAGCTGGGAGCGGACACGGCCGAGCTGGTCCGCTACGCGACCTCCGGGGACATCATCGGGGACAGGTCCCATGTTGTGGGCTACGCCGGGGTGATTGTCAGCTAG